Part of the Pseudodesulfovibrio mercurii genome is shown below.
CCTGCTCTCCCGCGACCAGGCGTACATGGCCGTGCTGGTGGACGACCTGGTGACCAAGGGCACCGAGGAGCCCTACCGCATGTTCACCTCCCGCGCCGAGCACCGGCTGCTCCTGCGCGAGGGCAACGCGGACGAACGGCTGACCCCGGTGGGCCGGGACCTCGGGCTGGTGGACGACGACCAGTGGCGGCTGTTCACGGCCAAGCAGGAAAAACTTCAAGCGGTGCTTGAAGCCATGCACTCCATCCGCATCCGCCCGGACGCCGCCACCCGCGAGACGCTTGAGTCCATCGGCGCGTCCGTGCCGGGCAAGGCCGTGGAGCTGGCCTCCTTGCTGCGCCAGCCGCAGATGGACATTGACCGGCTGGCCGTGTTCTGCCCGGAACTGGCCGGACTGGACCGCGAGGTCCTGTGCGAGGCCGAGGTGCAGGTGCGCTACGAGGGGTACCTGGTCAAGCAGGAGGAGCTGGTGGCCAAGTTCAAGTCCCTGGAGGACAAGGTCCTGCCCGAGGACCTGGACTACGGATCGGTCTCGGGCCTGACCCGCGAGGTGGTCGAGAAGCTGTCCCGCATCCAGCCCCGGACCCTGGGCCAGGCCGGACGCATCTCCGGCGTCACCCCGGCGGCCCTGGCCTGCCTGGAAATCCACCTGAAAAAACTCGGCCTATCGTAACAATCCCCCGGCCGCCGTCGGTTGACAGGGTGTCACAGTCTGTCTAAATACATGAACATCGGTGCGACGTTCGCCCGAAAAGGCCCGCGCACCGCGCATCGCTTCTGAACCCCACGAAAGGAGTCTGGTCTTGGACGAAGGATCCGACAGTCGATTTCGCAACATTTTCAAGAAAATATTCGGCAACAACGAGCACCAGATAGAGGAACACATCCTCGAGGCCAAGGCCGACGGCGAGCTGGAGAGCCATGAGGTCTCCATGCTCCTGAACGTGCTCGGCCTGGACCAGAAGCTCGTGGAGGAGATCATGGTCCCGCGCACGGACATGGTCTGCGCCGACGCCTCCAGCACCGTCAAGGACGTGGCCGAGCTCATCGTCAATCAGGGCGCCCACTCCCGCATCCCCATCTATCAGGACAACAAGGACCACATCTTCGGCCTGGTCCACGCCAAGGACCTGCTCGAGCCCCTGCTCAACGGCCAGGCGGACCGGTCCGTGGTGGAACTGCTGCGCCCCGCCTTCTTTGTGGCCGAGGACAAGCCCCTGGACGAGGTCCTGGCCTATTTCAAGAAGGAAAAGCTGCACATGGCCGTCGTCCAGGACGAATACGGCGGGACCTCGGGCATGGTCACCATGGAGGACGTGCTTGAGGAGATCGTCGGCGACATCTCGGACGAATACGACGAGCAGCGCCCGGACGAGATCCAGGACTATTCGGACGGGACCTTCGTGGTCTCGGGCCGCGCCCCGCTGGAGGACGTCAACCGCAAGTTCGGCCTGGACCTGGAGAGCGA
Proteins encoded:
- a CDS encoding hemolysin family protein; this encodes MDEGSDSRFRNIFKKIFGNNEHQIEEHILEAKADGELESHEVSMLLNVLGLDQKLVEEIMVPRTDMVCADASSTVKDVAELIVNQGAHSRIPIYQDNKDHIFGLVHAKDLLEPLLNGQADRSVVELLRPAFFVAEDKPLDEVLAYFKKEKLHMAVVQDEYGGTSGMVTMEDVLEEIVGDISDEYDEQRPDEIQDYSDGTFVVSGRAPLEDVNRKFGLDLESEEVDSIGGYMAALAGRIPDPGTLYTFSGWRFTVMEADERQIWTIKVEPLGTE